The DNA region TAATGAACTGTTACCACAGGTAAGATTCCTGTAGGCTTCCCTCCAATGACCAACACGATTTATAGGCTGAGGCGTGAGCCTACAGTCCCCCGAATTAACTGGATATCAGATGGTGGAACTTTAATGGAAGATGAAATGCGGAGAAGAATTTCTCACTCACCAAAAGTTCCATAGAAGCCTCTTGGACCACATGTGCCCACTCCATATTTCTTCAGCGATGCCAAAGCTTTTTGCTGaaataagaagaaaagagaaTGTATGCACCGCTCCTTAACTCACCAGCATGTGGAAAGAAGGAAGAATAACAGTACAGGTAGCAACGGCTTAAATGATAAGTACTGACCTTAACCCGCTCATGGTCGAGGAGACCCAGGAAGTTAAAGGATGCAAAGTTAATACACTCCTTTCCATTGATTATGATTTTGTGGCTGGGAGGCCTGTAATGAAAACGTTAGGGTTAATCCTGAGTAACATGCCTGCATATGTCATTgtcaaaaagatttttttaacaaatcaaTTTAGCATGTCTAAAAGTATCTAGCACTTCCACTTCCTCACTTAGTTTGGTTCATGTGGCTCGGTGAGAACAGTGCTGTCTAAATACTGAATAGGATGAGATGAATTTTCCCAGCTGATTTGAAGCAGTTCTTCTTGTTAAAGAGAGGGAGCAAGAACAGTTTTGTTAAGGGTTATTTAACATTCATTTCTTTAAGAAATTCTGACCCAGATTGGTGAGCAGGACactttacagtgtaaaaataaagtgctctctggtggacaaactatgtaATGGGAACACGGTTTCTAAATGACTGCTGTGACGAGCTGATACATACACCGCTACTCTGAATATGTGATAAGCTACAATCAGTGACATAATGTCAGCAATGTCAATTTAAGGGCCAGGCAGTAGTTGGAGAGCCTAGAAAAatttatttggcatttttgtaaCGGAGATGTTTTAAACTCTATCTGGATCCATATCTGCATCCAACGCACATGGTGATAGACTGCTTCCTCTGACTGCTGGCACCCCCAACCTTTAGAGACAATCTTGCTTTGCGCAGACATCAGAATTTCTTTGTGGTTGTGAAACCAACAGTTTACCTTAATATCCCGCTTTAAGGTTGTTAAAATCAGTCTGACAGTCCATTTTGTATCATGTTCTTTAAATTCAGTAGTATATTGAAATCCAAAGTCCTATTTTATTGGTGAAGCATTTCATCAGATGGAGTGGATCAGCTTGTCTTATTTGATCTCTTTGGAAACATTGGGATCTGTACTAGAATCTAAAATAAGAGTTGTGTGGATCATTTGTACTGAATTTAGACCCAGTTGTCAGTATATTAGGTGCACCCATAGACAGAAAGTAGGAAGTGGACAAAGCTACTGTGACCTCACCCATTCGTTTGTGGACTACAGTTCTGAAACCTTGGGTTTGCCATTTTTACTGTTGGCATCTGACAGTCAccaattttttttctcctcaacCTGAATTCTGCATGGAGCCACCTCTGATTTGTCAGGTTTAGACATGatcgcctctgattggttattcACAAGGTGGCCCCGCTTAAAAGCATACATGaatttattgtctgttttaatcTAAACTGGACCTGGATGCTGTATTGAAAAAGACTAGTGATTGAGACTATAAACTAATTAGGAACAAGTTTTCTAAGGTAACAAGTAGGGCCTTTTTCCTGATGCATTTCATCCGCTCACAGCCCAGCTGTGATGACAGGGAACACTTCTGTGAGCCGTTGCTCCAGCAAACATTTGAAAGCAGTGGGGAGAGCAGTGGGTGTCCTGTGTGTTTTACCCTGTGACAACATCATAGTTGAGAGAGGGGTGGTCTTTGGAAACAGGAGGAACGAGGGGCTCCGGCTGCCACTCCTCAATCAGGTCCTCCTTTTCCTGTAACATGGAACCACATGACAGCTGTTTGGTGACACGTGGAAAACACTGCTAATGTTTCTTCTTCCCTGTCAGCACTGGGATTACCTTCTCTGTCAGCTTGTACGTCTCATGGAGTTTGTAGGTCTTAGAGAAGAGGAGTCTGATGATCCACAGTATAAGGATACCCTCCAGAATCAGGTGATAAGCAGGAGCCTGGGGAAGACGGGGACATGAAAATCACTTCCACTGGTGGTTGCTGACTGTACAAAAATATCTAGAACTCATGGCACTGTTCCACATAACTCCAGGACTTAATCATTCTATCGCTGACAAAGTCTATTTGTCAGTATAGCAGAATGTTGCCACCCACCATACAATACATAACTCACACATGGCTTTAATAGGTGGTGGACCTCTGACTGCTAAATAGGCATTTTAGTAAACGCACGTTTTCATTAATAAACTaagacagaaatagagatgGAAACATGTGAGGTTAACGTTAGGTACCATCTTCACGCTTTCTGGGCAGCAAAGCACAATTTCATGACATAACTAACTAACGTTCATCACATGACACATTCAACTTTAATAGTCATCTTGGCTTCAACGCTGTAACTCGTCCAGTGAATTCGTTCGGCTATTATTTTCTACTTTAGAGGCGAGCCACGGGAGAAGCTGAGGACCTCCAGCCAACTTCCTGGTTAGTTTTCCTCTCCATGTTGAGCTAACATTAACCCGGGGAGGGAGCAGCGAACACACAACAGGCGATTGGGTGCCAGAGTCTGTCAAACACCTTCCCCAGGCCACGGCTACTTCCTGGCTGAGAAGTTTGCAATTAACAGCCCATGtcaatttaaaaacaccaacGTGTAGCTAATAATATACGGGGACTACCTGGAACCGCCAGAAAACGATTCTACCCGACAGAGTTACCAAAAAGGAGAAACTTACCTCATAAAATGCTTGCACCATTTCCACCAACACCCACTGCTGCCCGGAcgccatgtttgttttccttctgcAACGTCATCAGCAATGCTGCATTTGGGTTCCACAAGAAAATTAGTAGACTTCAGTGTCCGTCCATAATACAGCCCGCATTACTACTCTCTATTGTTTGAAGCTTGACagtaaaatactttaaaaaaaaaaaaaaatagaataagcACAAACAATttcatcaaataaataaattaagtaaGAACATTATATCTAATTCTACAATAAGATGaaatattcacaaatatatGGATAATTGATTCATAAGCATGTCGATTTTGATTAAAAGACTGGATACACACATTGCATAAAATAACCAATAATTCAGTTAAAATTCATTCACAACTTTAAAAGTATaattttaaaactgaaacaagGAACAAGGAAATCAGCATACTACTTAGGATTGGCCACAGACacatacatgaaataaattatttatttattattatttatttaaaaccacatcttttcaatttttttctaGCACCTTGCTTTATTTCCAACATGTCCtctctgttttattattgttgtttctgtctcattttattGGTGGATATTTCATTCCATTTTAATTTTGcattgtctgattttatttGCCTCACAGCAGTTGTGAATATTTTAGTCAGTGGAACTCTGTACACTTGCATCTGTATTTGTACacattacaatacaatacatatctgtgacacagacagacctgTGATAAATGTGTATTCTTGTCTGAGTTAAGAATGAACCTGTGCTCTAAGTGATTGGCAAAGACGTTTGTGTAATCCCCCTATCTTTTTCACATGGTGTCAAAATCAGAAATCATTCAGTTACTATTTCTTGTAATGCCTCTGTTTGGTCCCTGCAAATAACTGTACAGTTTTTagtgtgattgttgttgttgttgttcacgAGTCAACCGTCACGTTTGTGCTTCTTTGGGGGACTGGACAGCTTGTTTTTGTGGAGCCAAATGTACATACATTTCTGTAAGGTAAGTCTAAGGTAAGAATTTCTAAAAATCAACATAATCTTACAAAGTTGTGACACTGCATGCTTCATGTGTTGTGCCTCCACTGGGATCACATGTTGGGGTGTGagctgtgtgtatctgttcatacattcatattttttgcaAGCTAAACTGGTCTCTTGTGATGTGATGTTGGGATGCCCCTGTTAACTTCTGCCTGCTCTGGTtctagaataaaaaaaatcatgattcAATTTTCTAGTATTTTCGTTCctattttctcatatttctttctctccatcttgaCAAACTGATGTTAGACACAAGAAAACAGGATAATGATGGTCCAAATTCTGGTGGTATTTGCGTACAATATTGTAATCAATATAATCTATGAAATAAGAAGTATCTGAAGAATGTACACTGCTTTTCTTCTAGCAGTCCAACAATGCATCAGTTTGGCAGATGTCATCCAAACCCACACCTCTCAGTGATGATCCAAAATgatgatcttcttcttcttctcctttcgGCTTTTCCCTTCAGGGGTCGCCACAGCGAATCAGTTGCCTCCATCTAACCCTGTCTTCtgcatcctcttctctcacaccaACTACCTTCACGTCCTCTTTCACTACATCCATAAACCTCCTCTTTGGTGTTCCTCTAGGCCTCCTGCCTGGCAGTTCAAAACTCAGCATCCTTCTACCAATATATTCACTATCTCTCCTCTGGACATGTCCGAACCATCTCAGTCTGGCCTCTCTGACTTTATCTCCAAAACCTCTAACATGTGCTGTCCCTCCGATGTACTCATTCCTGATCCTATCCATCCTGGTCAACCTCAGCATCTTCATCTCTGCTacctccagctctgcctcctgtcttTTCCTCAGTGACACTGTCTCTAGACCAAACAGCATCGCTGGTCTCACCACAGTTTTGTACacctttcctttcattttagCTGAAACTCTTCTATCACACATCACACTTGACACTTTTCTCCACCCGTTCCAGCCTGCCTGCACAAGCTTCTTCACCTCTTTTCCACACTCTCCATTGCTCTGGACTGTAAGACCCCTGGACCCTAAGTACTTAAAATCCTCCACCTTCTTTATCTCTTCTCCCTGTAACCTCACTCTTCCACTTGGGtccctctcattcacacacatgcactccgTCTTGCTGCGGCTAACCTTCATTCCTCTCCTTTCCAGGGCAAACCTCCACCTCTCTagcttctcctccacctgttcCCTGCTCTCACTACAGATCACAATGTCATCTGCAAACATCACAGTCCATGGATATTCCTGTCTAACCTcgtctgtcagcctgtccatCACCATAGCGAACAAGAAGGGGCTCAGAGCTGATCCCTGATGCAGTCCCACCTCCACCTTGAACTCCTCTGTCACACCTACAGCACACCTCACCACTGTTTTACAGTCCTCATACATGTCCTGCACCGCTCTAACATACTTCTCTGCCACTCCAGACTTCCTCATACAATACCACAGTTCCTCTCTGGGTACCCTGTCATAAGCTTTCTCCAGATCTACAAAGACACAATGCAGCTCCCTCTGACCTTCTCTGTACTTCTCTATCAACATCCTCAAAGCAAATACTGCATCTGTAGTACTCTTTTTTGGCACGAAACCATACTGCTGCTCACAAATGCTCACTTCTGCCCTTAGTCTAGCTTCAACTACTCTTTCCCATAACTTCATTGTATGGCTCATCAGGTTTATTCCTCTGTAGTTGCCACAACTCTGCACATCTCCCTTGTTCTTAAAATTGGGCACCAGCACACTTCTCCTCCATTCCTCAGGCATCTTCTCACTATCTAAGATCCTGTTGAACAACCCAGTCAGAAACTCTACTGGCACCTCTCCTAGCCACTTCCATACCTCCACAGGTATATCATCAGGACCGAGTGCCTTTccactcttcatcctcttcaatGTAGTTGTCCAGTCATCTGGAAGCACCTCCTGACCACCCAGAGCCTGTCTCAACTCCTTCCTAAAAGTCATGCAACACTCTTCCTTTTTCAGCTTCCACCATTTcgtcctctgctctgcctttgcccatcttcatcttcctcaccACCAGAGTCATGCTACACACCACCATCCTATGCTGTCTGGCTACACTCTCACCTACCACTACTTTGCAGTCACTGATCTCCTTCAGATTACCCCGTCTACACAAGATGTAGTCTACCTGTGTGCTCCTACCTCCACTCTTATAGGTCACTCTATGTTCCTGCCTCTTCTGGAAGAAAGTATTCACTACAGCCATTTCCATCCTTTTTGCAAAGTCAACCACCATCTGTCCTTCTGTGTTCCTCTCCTGGATACCAAACCTGCCCATCACCTCCTCATCATCTCTGTTTCCTGCACCAACATGTCAATTGAAGTCTGCACCAATGACAACTCCCTCGCTCTGCATCACTTCATCAAGGTCCAACCAGaatttctccttctcctccagctcacaTCCTACCAGTGGAGCATACCCACTAACAACATTGAACATCACACCTTCGATTTCTAGCTTCAGACTCATCACTCTATCTGACACTCTTTTTGCCTCCAGGGCATTCCTAACAGACTCCTCCTTCATGATAACTCCTACTCCATTTCTCTTCCTATCTACACCATGATAGAACAACTTGAACCCTGCTCCTAAACTTCTAGCCTTGCTACCTTTCCACCTGGTCTCCTGGACACACAGTATGTCtaccttcctcctctgcatcaTGTCAACCAACTCTCTACCTGTCATAGTTCCAACATTCAAAGTCCCTACTCTCAGTCCTAGACTCTTGGcgttcctcttctctctcttcctacgaacacaccttcctcctctccttcttcgaCGAACAGTAGTCCAATTTCCACCGGCACCCTGTAGGTGAACAGCACCGATGGCGGTCGTTGTTAACCCGGGCCTCGACCGTTCTGGTATGGATTCGATTCGCATGTTTGATTTGGCAAAAGTTTTACGtcggatgcccttcctgacacAACCCTCTGTATTTATCCGGGCTTGGGACCGGCACAATAAGACACTGGCTTGTGCCTCCTTGCGGCTACATTGATCCAAAATGATGATAATCATTCATTATCAACAATGAGGTTTATCTAGGATATTATGTTGTCTACTGTGGAAACTGTTGatgttaatgttattttctaacataactactctggatggcattactctggcctccagctccactgtgaggaatctgggagttatctttgatcaagatttgtcctttcactcccacataaaacagatttccagaactgcctttttccatctacgtaatattgctaaaatcaggcaAATCTggtctatagatgatgcagaaaaatttgtccacgcatttgtcacttctaggttggactattgcaactccttattatcaggctgccccaataagtcgtttaagactctccagctggtccagaacgctgctgctcgtgttctgacgagaactaagagaagagaccatatttctcctgtactggcttctcttcattggcttccagtaaaatttagaatagagtttaaaatccttctcctcacctacaaggctcttaatggtcaggctccatcatatcttaaagagctcatagtactatactaccccactagagcactgtgctcccagaatgcaggcctactggtcctctaaagtagtgcaggagccagagctttcagctatcaggctcccACCCtttctacatttaagagtagactaaaaaccttcctttttgataaggcttatagtttagggctggatcaggccttggaccagcccctagttatgctgctataggcttagactgccgggggactcccatgatgcactgggctcctctctcctcctcttcctctccatcatgtCTCATGCtgaatgtctgttactaacttggtttCGGagtctttctgtgctttctcatccctcaggttcctgtggatcctggtcctggttctcctgctgtggttctctggttcctgtggatcctggtcctggttctcctgctgtggttctctggcagcatgaatcactgctgaggaatgtcagccactcgtcatgtttttcaatgctaccataGTGCtcatttattagtcacattcctattgtcagtgctatagctgttgttagtatgttggttgctgtttgttttctctctctctctctctctctctctgtccaacctccacaCAGACCcaacagaaagcccccccccctctgagcctggttctgtttgaggtttcttcccgttaaaggggagttcttcctgccactgtgtcctaatataatatctgatgctgctcatgtggggattctggAATCCTTAATTtggaattcctgaatcgttggctccctctctaattaaagagtttggtctagacctgctctttatggaaagagtcttgagataacgctgttatgaactggcgctatataaataaagattgattgattgattgatttgcttTTGAATACTAGTGGCCGTGCACCAACTTTAAATGGGTCGATTTAAGCATCTTAAAGTGTCTTTGATTAATTTTTACTCTGAAATGTTCTTTCACTCAAGGATGCACACACTTAATATATTATAGTTACACCACGCTGAACGGATATATGTAGTTAgacatttattataaataatcaGCTGTTACTTTAGCAGTTGTTATTGCTAGCAGACTTTAAAGCAATTACACTTTGGTAACGAAACCATTAACTCTTGACAGAATCTATGCACATGACCCACCACAGTGAAATTGACAGAAGTGCAATGCATTcccaaaaggaaacaaaaacataccTTGTAATTAAGATCGTGAGATAGTTTTCTTGTTAATGAGATCATTTTTCCTGCAGTGTTGTTCCGTACaaatgtgaaactgaaaatgtgtatGGATGAATGTTTATGGTGTGTAGAACACTGTAAAGCTTTAAGCTCtttcttttataaataaaaactgtaacaTAAAAGCTAAAAGTAATCTGCTATTTTACAGGtgcatttcacatttatttgtgtaCTGCCAATCAAAcgtctgaaaacagctgctgtacTCATGACAAAAATAATTGCTTAGTCTTGCATTATGATAAATGGTAGATCAAAAAAAGTTTCCtattaaaagtaaataatttGGTATGTAGAGTTTCCAGGAAAAACTTTGTCATGGGTGCAGCAGCACCCTTTGGTAGAAACCAGGCTAATTTAAAGCTGTTTTGTGAGCTTGTTCCAATTATTATTCCTTTTCACAATAGGCAGTAGGCTATCatattaataaaagaaaatggatgCAATGCTGGTAACGTGGTCCTGAGGCAGAAGTGGAAAACGCTGTAATAACTGTGGCAGTGATAAAAAATCTAttcagtccagactgaaatcaCTGCAGGTGTCGGGTCTGTCCAAAACCTTGGAAATGACACAACCAGAGACAAGCCAACATTTTGACACAATGATTTGCTACATTAGTCAGCCAATCAAATGCAACTACTGTCTTGAGCGGAGCTTCATTATGTTAGAGATTGTCTCATTGTGCCTGTGACTTTAATGGGATCACTATGCTTCCAATGAACTGCTCGTACCATGGAACAGCATCTGAATCCCCTCCCTCCACATTCCAACATTGGCATTTGTAGAAgacattttttgtaattttcaagTCAATAGTCCAACAATCCAACAAACATTTGCTTCACTTTTACAAAGACAAATGCCATGATCATGataactacactgttgcccataaagttggaataaaatgtttttttacctcttctcatgaaatgattgtgacaatgtgatttattcttgataaataaagtgtatatcttctcaactttattgatcaaactcttccaaacatgtcacagtgaaacttaaaccacaattaacctttgcaaactgtgtattcaggctttaacaaaattgggggaaaacaaaattattccaactttatgggaaaCAGTGTATTATGCACCTTGTAAACATTCTATTAACTGTTCTCGACTGTTTTGATAATGGTAGGATGCACACTCAGGACAGTAGTGAATTGCTGGATCCCCATGGCTTggcatgaataaaaacaaggtCAACAAATGAAGTCAATCATACgtaagagagaaacaaaaaggcTTTGAGAGTGGAAATGAGAGAAATAGCTGAGCAGGCTAAATGACCAAACAGCCTCAGCTTCTGGTCTGCAGGAGAGAATTTCTAAAAATTCACATGGAGATTAAGGTTGCACATTAAagcggtctctctctctctctctctttctctctctctctctctctctcttgcacatACAGGAACATCAACCCAGACATACAGGTTGTGTAATGCAGCATGACGGTGCTGCTCCTGGCACAGCAGCCATCCACATTAAAGTATTCAATTCTCTGGTTAACTGAGGTGCAAGCTGTGATTCTGTTGCATACTAAAACCTGCaacacattaaagcagcactTTGTGTGTAACCTTCACCATCACTATGATTCGActgtaatatattatttttttctgcctttgatGTCTTTGGGTCATCATTTGGTGACTTCTGGAGGTCGTTTATGTGTGAATAAAAATGACACTGGTAGAGAATTAGAGTTTACTCCAACCCAAACCCTAaggcaaaatgcaaaaatgcattttgaattGGATAGTCTTGGGTTCTTTTCTAGATCAAATTGCCCTGCCTCTGAAGACCTCTGATCCACAGTCACACCATAACAAACAAAGTCCATCGCTGTCTGCATTCAAGCAGAACTGAGGTAAACTTGCATGAAGGAGTCCATGAGGCTGGAACATCAGGATGAAGTTCTGTTATACCCCGCCTCTATGTGTTTCTCCAGCCACAGCTCCGCTAACTGTATCGTTGATGCAAAGGTACTTGCTCTTGACCCAAGGCACATTTTGTGTTGCTTCTGCTCAAGACTTACGTTGCAGTGAACAGGATGATAAATGTGGACAATTCCTGGTTCTTGACTGCGCAACACTTTTAAACCAGAATTAATAACTTTTGTGAACAAGTCTACGTCTTCCAATCCCCAGCCTTGGATCGAGGTGTCAAAACCTCCAGCTTTTAGTAAATCACTCTTGTAAACACACGTGATTCCAAAGCCATAATCTCGCCAGAAACCACTTTTCTTGGTGAGCacaaatttgttttctcttggAGCCTTCTCAGAATACACCATCTTGGGATTGTACTGACTAAAGACAATGGGGAAATAGGCCTGTGTCCCTTGCACAGCATTGTCTCTGCAGCGCTGCAAGGCATCAACATTAAAGATGAGATCAAcatcacagaagaagaggagagtgtCATTATCAAGCTGTGAGGAGCCCAGCTCCAGAGCCAGTCCTCGTGAAAAGTTGCCTGTCATGGGGATTATGGACAGGTCAGCTTTGGGATACTTCCTGTAGTACTCTTTGATTAACTgactgtgttttcctctgttctgGTTGCTCTCATTGTCCACCAGAATGATGGAGAGCTTAACATTTTGTTTGGGTATCAAACACACTTTCTCAAAGTTCTCCATAAAGTGGACAAAGGTGTCATAGCGACCAGACAATGGGACAAGGATGTTAACCTTTCTCTGGCTTTGCTCCCACATTTCCCTGGTTGATTCATAGACCTGGAAAGGTGACAAGAATTTCAAAGAGTTGGATAGAAAAGACAGGGATTGGGACTCAGAGTTGATGGCAGTCACTAGTTCGGCCACATCTAACGCCTCAGTTTCAATAAAGAAGGGTCGGCTAAAAGACTGCTGAAGGTAAGCGTGGCGCCTCACAGGCACTGTTATTTTGCGGCCCTtgtgtttcttgtacagaagCAGTAAGTCTAAGATGTATTCTGCGCCATGCATTGGATCCACCCTGTAGTAGCCATACTGAATTTCTTTAAAGTCAATTACACGGCCACGTGTTTTTGAATTCTCATTTATCATGTCCATGACCTGGAGTATGATGTCTTCCAATGCAGTCCGAAACAAGTTGCCAAGGCTTTGTCGAGCCATCTTGTTCTcaacagcagaataaatatGGCGGCCAGTAAGGAAATCCCACTCAATGACATCATTTCTCTCATTGGGCTGATAGAGCATGTAGGAAGGTGGGGACCCCAGCTGTTGGTCCTCCCACAGTACTTCTGTATCGCTGAGGGAACTCATAATCAGGCCTTCGCGGTGGAGCAGGATGGTGCGGTAACGAAGCCTTGAGATCTCACGGCTCAGCATGAAGCTGTGCAGCCGGTACTGGTATGCAGGCTTCTTGTTGGGGTGGAGGGTGATGGCATTGTGGATCTTGCTGCTGTGAAGTTCTTCGATGAACCCTTTCTTGTTGTGGTCATAATTCTCATAGAAGAGCTGCTGCATCTGTCGAAAGAGTTGTAACACCATGATAAGAGCAGAGATGGTGTCCTAGTACCAGTACAAACAACACACCCCATTGCCACCTTGATCAAACTAAACTAACAGTGCCTTTAATCAAAACGTTCTTTTCATTACACATTTACTGCGTACTCATACCACtcaaataacaaattaaaaaactaTATGACCTAATTACACTAACTTAAAGTGAAAAGGCATAAACCACATTTAGGTCGAAACTAATTGTGAAACTGAATTTTACAATAAAGTGTAACTTACTAATTTTGGTTTATTGGATCTTATTGTCGTACGTTTGGCCTATTGGTAATAAGAACATTGTGTATGCACATTAACAGCTGGGTTGTGACACAGCATAACTAAATAGGAGGGCTTCCATGATGAAAACTAGTCCTCCTTGTTTCTCAGTTCTGAATTAAACGATCAACTTCCCTCACTGTTACTGAATACAGACTCCTTGGGAACCTGAAAGAACAGAAAGCAGATCTACCTCATAcgaccacacacactgtgttccCCCAAAGCGTCGCACACAGCGGCCCACTTCCACATCCTCATGAGTGGTGTACATCTCCCTCAGACAGGTACTGATGTGAGGGACCATCCTGCGTAGCACTTCTCTACTGAAGATCATCCCGGGGCCTCCCATGCAAAAGTTCTCTCCAGGCTCTAGGGCCAGCCTGCCCAGCTCCTCAGCCATGCCCAGGCCTGTCTGGCCGAGGTAAAGGGGCTTGCTGCTGTTCAGGGACCGCAGAAACAACTCCAGTTTCTCACCTGGCAAAGGGTGAAGTGGGATAAAGGCTTTTTCATAACACAGTCACTCTGGGCAGGGTCAGGTTCAAAACTTGGAAAATTAGgataaacatgtaaaaaaaacagtaaaatcaaaataaactacagtagaaa from Pempheris klunzingeri isolate RE-2024b chromosome 19, fPemKlu1.hap1, whole genome shotgun sequence includes:
- the chsy3 gene encoding chondroitin sulfate synthase 3; this encodes MALKSRRPWTTVIFGVFLGFTASSWLIVPQVLESKRKKSPECLFYRDSSAGKGPGILGNSAPVRDRDSPQASQEEGRTLRTGNSSGDTGRPVSTPQHFLYVGVMTAKKYLRTRAVAAHQTWVSSIPGKVEFFSSAGSGAVHVPVPVPVVSLAGVDDSYPPQKKSFMMLKYIHDHYLNKYEWFMRADDDVYIRGEKLELFLRSLNSSKPLYLGQTGLGMAEELGRLALEPGENFCMGGPGMIFSREVLRRMVPHISTCLREMYTTHEDVEVGRCVRRFGGTQCVWSYEMQQLFYENYDHNKKGFIEELHSSKIHNAITLHPNKKPAYQYRLHSFMLSREISRLRYRTILLHREGLIMSSLSDTEVLWEDQQLGSPPSYMLYQPNERNDVIEWDFLTGRHIYSAVENKMARQSLGNLFRTALEDIILQVMDMINENSKTRGRVIDFKEIQYGYYRVDPMHGAEYILDLLLLYKKHKGRKITVPVRRHAYLQQSFSRPFFIETEALDVAELVTAINSESQSLSFLSNSLKFLSPFQVYESTREMWEQSQRKVNILVPLSGRYDTFVHFMENFEKVCLIPKQNVKLSIILVDNESNQNRGKHSQLIKEYYRKYPKADLSIIPMTGNFSRGLALELGSSQLDNDTLLFFCDVDLIFNVDALQRCRDNAVQGTQAYFPIVFSQYNPKMVYSEKAPRENKFVLTKKSGFWRDYGFGITCVYKSDLLKAGGFDTSIQGWGLEDVDLFTKVINSGLKVLRSQEPGIVHIYHPVHCNVSLEQKQHKMCLGSRASTFASTIQLAELWLEKHIEAGYNRTSS